GCTGTCAGCAGAGAACGTCACTTCCCTTGACAACTGCCTGTCGCAGGTCAAGGAGCGGCACTTCAGCGAGCGGCTCAAGGGTCAGAGCGCCACTGCGGACGACCTCAAGAAGCAGTTCCGGCTGGACGAGCAGAAGCACGACCAGCGGGTCAAAGAAGCAAGCAAAGAGGTCTTCATCCTGCGGAAGGAGCTTGAGGAGGAAGAGGCGCAGCTAAGGCAGCTTGACAAGGAGCATGCACAGCTGCTGGCCAGAATTAGGGAGCAGGCTGCCAGCCGCTCTCTGGCCCTCCAGAACGAGTCCAAACTGCGAGGCCTCAGCCAGACCCTCCGCGACCTCAAGTTCACAAAAGGGGACTACCGGAAAGGCGGCTCCCTTCGCCCGCCAGTGCCCACCCGGCAGGTCAGCAGCATCTACATGCCATGACTCATCATCAACCATCATTGACTGAAGGCATTAGCTAATAGGCAGCAGCATAATTTTGACCTGAAATGAAGAAAACCCTGAGGCCGAGGGAGAGCCCGACGACGCAGTCGAGCAACGTGCAGGACGCCCTGAGCACGTTCAAGGGGATGGAGTCCGAGCAGCGCAAGGCCAAGATGATGGACATCATCGAGGAGCTGCggaagagcaataaaaactatgtCTCGCCGATCACCCACCAGTACAACCCCGAGGCCTACCGGCACTCGGTGCAGCCCTCGCCCGAGCGCAGGGCCTGGTCGGGGCCCCGGCCCGAGCCCCTGCGGATGAGCTAGTTCGGGCGCAGCATGTTCGTGGACCGACAGGTGCGCCTCATGCAGACCAAGAACTTCAACATCCTCTCTGGGTTCTGAGCTAATCCATTCGATCACAGCCGCCTGTGCTTGCGGATCAGCTTCCACTTCCGCAGCAGTGGCTTCTTCCCGCCCTGCGACCGGTCCACCTCTCCGCCAGCCCCCGCCGGTTTATCGAGTCCAGCCGCTCCCGAATCGCCTCCTGGCGGTTCGGCAGCTCCAGGATGCTGCCCGGCATTTCTTCCAGCGGCAGGAAATCGTGTCCTTTCCAGCGGTACTGATAAGACCCGATCTTAGGGCCCTCCTGGACAATTCCAGTGTCCTGCTCCTCGGCCTGCCTTTCCTCCCTCTCCCGGCGGGCTCTAAGCTGCCTGTTTTTGATGCGCCGCTCTCGGTTCTTAAGCTCATTCAGGAAATTAGGCAGCTGCTCGGCCTCTCTCGCCCGTTCCTTCTCCGCCTGCCGCTTAAACATCCGCAGCTGCTCCACCCTCCGCTTCTTGTTCTTGGCCTTCGGCACCACCTTCTTCAGCGCTGGCTGCGGTTTCTCCTTGCGAGGCCGGGGTCCCGGCTGTGCATACCTCACTATTTCCTCGGCTAGTTGTTCGTGCGCCTCGATCGAGGGGTTGTAGGACTGCCCGCTCTTGGGCAGAATCACTGCCTTACTACGAGGTGTGGTGCTTTAGGTGGGCTTGCTTGGCTAGTCTCCCCATGCATCGAACAGAGCGGGCTCGGACTTGGGCTTGGGCTGCGGGGGCAGCGGCAGGGGTTGTTGCTTGCCCTGGTGCGGCTTGCGGAGCTGGAGTAGAGACAAGTCAAAGCTGACATTTTCCCGGTTATGGCGCTCGATGTGGTCCTCAAGCAGGCGGGTGCAGATGTTGCTGGGCTTGGCCCCACCGCGCCTGGTTTTGCGGGTGACCAGGTTCTAAAGCATCAACAGATTATATGGCCAGCGGAGAGTGGAAGGCCGCGCAGCTCAACACCTACGCCAAGCACAAACTGCACAAGCTGTTTGAGGTGCCCAGCCTCAAGAAATACAGGAGCGAGCTGCTGCCCGTGATCGCGGCAGAGTACTCCCGGAAAATGCCTCAGAAGAGTTCGTTGAACATCTCCTTCATGGACCGGTACGAGCTGGACAACATCGAGCGGCCTGACCTGCCTGACGGGGAGCAGGCCCGCATCGAGCGCAGGTGCAAGGACGAAATTCGGCATATGCTTCGCCACCAGAAGATCGTCCGCCGCAAGATCGCCCCTACGACGGAGCTGCCCGAGCTGCACATCGAGCTGATGCGGTCATGCAAGCGAAGCATCCGGCGAAAGGTGATAATCAGGTGAGCGAGGTATGAGTTGCAATCCGCCAGTGAGTGTCTGCTTCTATCAGCGGTGGATTGCGGGGGTTGCAAGGCTGTTGCAGTTATGTTGGCGTCGACTTCCTGTTcaggaaatatatattttctgcaGGATAGATTCCTCACAATTCATCCACATAATGGTCCAGGAACTCGGAGAGGTCGATCGCCCCGTCGAAGTTGGAGTCGTGCTAGAACAGTTCGTCCACCTAGTCGACGATATCGTCGTAGGTGTGCTAGGAATCGAGGACCTTCACGCTGGCCATCATCAACATGCTCACCTCGTCCGGGTCAAGCAGCTGGTCCCCGTTCGTATCTGCGACCTCGAACAGGGCAGCCATTTTATCCTCCTCGGAGGGCACCCGCCAGGACCAGGACCAGGACCAGGACCAGGACCAGCATCGGCAGCATGTTAATGAATGCTAGAGTATGCACATGAAGTCATCAGAGTCATGAGAGGTTGAATTCCGCGAAGGCCTTACTGACCATGTCCGGGTCCTTGACCGGCTTCTCTTGCAGCTCGATGGCCTGCTTTGTGAACATGCTGTCGAAGTTCTCCATCCAGGCGCTGCCCTCCACCTTGGGCCTGAACGGAGGCTTGACCTCTTGCGGGCCAGGTTCTCCCAGTCGATCGAGTCGAAAGCCTTGTGAGCCTTCACCTCCTCGACGTCCTTCGCGAAGCCCAGTCGCTCTGCAGGCTTCTTGCGCAGCAGCCGGGCGATGAGGTCGCGGGTGGCGGGCGAGCAAGGCACCTTCTCGCTGAACTTGAGCTCGCCCTCCTCAATGAGTTTGTACATGCTGGATTGCACCTTGTGGAAGAAGGGGGGCAGCCCGTGGATCATTTCGTAAAGCAGGATGCCCAGGCTCCACCAGTCTGCCGCCTTGGTGTAGCCTTTGCCCGTGAGCACCTCGGGGGCGATGTATTCGGGCGTGCCGCAGAAGGTCATGGCGGTCTGGTTGTCCTTCACGATTTTGGCCATGCCGAAGTCGGTGAGGCTGACGTGCCCCTCCTCGTTCATCAGGACGTTCTCGAGCTTGATGTCCGGTAGAGGATGTCTTTGGAGTGGAGGTGACCAAGCGCCAGGGCGATCTCGGCGGCGTAAAAAAGGGCTCGGGCCTCCTCGAACTTGCGGGAGAGGCTGAGGTGCTGGAAAAGCTCACCGCCGCGCATGAACTGCATGACGAAGTGGAGGCTGGAGGGCGTCTGGAAGGCGTAGGCCAGGTTGACCAGGAAGGGGTGGTTAATGTGCTCCAGGATCATCTTCTCGGTCTTGGTGTGCTCCAGCTGCTTCTTCTTTATGATGTCCTCCTTGTTTATGCTCTTCAGGGCGTACAGCTTCTTGTCGTCCTTCTTCTCCACTAGGATCACCGTCCCGAACGCCCCCTTCCCGAGCATCTTCAGAGGCGTGAAGTCCTACATGCAGACTTCTGACCGGTCGTGCGAGTACAGGGTCCTCGTCTTTGGCCGGACTTCTCCGAACAGTAGGCCTTCCAGTCCATCCGCCTGCACCACGCAGCCCCCGGTGCTGGGCTGCTTCTCCAGCCCCTTCTTCTTGTCCGCCTTGGTGGTCGCGAACTCCTCGAGCGAGACCTCGTCCCGAGCGAAGACGGTCAGCCCCTTGCCGATGCGACCGGCGTATGCGGAGAGGATGGCCTTGACGACCTCCTCTTTGCGGTCAGCGGCGTAGAACCGGTAGTCGTACTAATCATTGACGTGGCACACGAACTCGGGACTGAGGCGGCTGACGGTCACCGCCTGGAGCTTTTCCAGCTCGATGCGCCTGCGGATGTCCTTGCCCTTGAGGTTGCAGAGACTCTTGTTGGTGACCAAGATGGCTCGGTCCTGGCGCTTGCCGTAGTCGTTGATCTTGACCAGGGCCGTAGAGTAAAGAATCTGCTCATCCCCCAGGGCCTTGGCGATGGCCTTCGTGCCGGCCAGCTGCAGGTGATCCTGCACCTGCATCTGCGTCTTTTACATCCACGATTATATCTGCCCTATTCTGGATGAGACTGGTCATCACGAGGGTCACTGAAGCCGCTGTGAGAGTCGCCGGCGAGCTTCGGGCGCAGATTGGCAGGGGCCTGCTTGTGCTCGTCGGGGTCACCCACGGGGATGGCCCGGCCGTCGCGGAGCGTGCGGCCGAGAAGATCCTACGAGTCAAGGTCTTTGACGAGATCAAATAGGGAAAGTCGCAGGCCTGGCGTCTGAGCGTGACCGAAGCCAACTTGAAATCCTGGTGGTCTCGCAATTCACCCTCTACGCGGACgtcaagaagaagaacaagccAGACTTCCATCGGGCCATGGGCCCTGACGAGGCGCGCAAGGTGTACGGGCAGCTGTTGGAGCACCTGCGCAAGAAGTACGAGGCGGGGATGGTGCAGGAGGGCGAATTCGGGGCGATGATGGCGGTGAGCAGCACCAACGACGGGCCAGTGACGCTGCTGTACGCGgggggcgaggaggaggaggcaggggGCTGATGGGTTGATCGGATCTGCAAGTTGTTGATCTTCAACACAATAATCGATGGTGAAGCTGGCGAAGAAGGCACCGCAGGAGGGCAAGGACGGGTCCCTGCAGATGCGCATCCGGCAGTTCGTGGTCTACGGGCGGAAGAACCCACCGAGAAGAACCCCAACCCCGACGTGGTGGCCATCCGGATCTTCGCGGCCAACCAGGTGGCGGCCAAGTCCAAGTTCTGGTACACCCTGCGCAAGCAGGAGAAGGTGAAGGGCATCAACGGGCAGATCATCACCGTGCGCGAGGTGTTCGAGAAGAACCGACAGGCTGTCAAGACCTACGGCATCCTCTTCAAGTACCAGTCCCGGACCAACTACCACAACATGTACAAGGAGTTCCGGGACGTCACCCTCAACGGGGCCATCTCCCAGCTCTACATGGAGATGTCGGGCAGCCACCGCGCCAACCACGACACCATCCACGTCATCAAGGCCGAGGTCATCGCCCGCGCCAAGGACATCCGCAGGCCCCGCTCCCTCCAGATGCGCGACTCCAAGATCCGCTTCCCCCTCATCAAGCGGATCGTCCGCCCCACCCACCGCCGCTTCCGCACCGTCTTCAAAGCCAACCGCCCCTCCGTCTTCTCCCGCTGACATCAGATCCGAATCATCCGTGCCTGGGCAGGTACGCCTGTCGATAGGGCCCCTGCCTGGGGCTGCCCTCCCGCGGCTTGTGGTCCACGAACGGGTAGGCGTAGACCGCGTTGGTTCGCAGCCACCCACCCTCCCTGCTCCGGTAGTCACTCCAGATGTTCTCAATGCTTTTGGTCCGATGCTTCTGGTCCAACCTGAATCGCTTCAATTCAGGATTCCGGTCAGGCTGTTCTTTTTGAGTTCGGGCTGTATCTGGGTTATCCTCTCGGCTTGGATGTTCACTTTAGTCTTCTGCTCCCTCTCTTCTTATTTCAGGTCTGCTTTAAAAAGATTTGGCTCTTTCTATGATCTGCTCTTCTCTTCTTTTTAAAGTCTGACCTGGTTCTGGAACTTGGCCCAGGAACCGTCCTCCACCCGCTCATGGCTGGCTACCGGCCTCGTAACCACTTAATTTCGAATGACCACCGGGTTACTGGGTTCAGATTTCAGCTGAGGCACCATACTCGGAGTGCTCCTCACCATACTGGCATAACGCTTCCTGCCCAGGTAGGTTTATTGACGATCAGCGGCGGGGCAGGCTGTTAGACCACCCTGAGCTGAGGCATCATCTAGACCCTCGGCTGCTCCAGCACCATCCTCGGCTGCTCCGGCGCCTGGGACAGTCGGTTCACTTCATAGTTTTGTAGGTGAGGCACCGAAATTATGGCGTCGCGAGGAATAACTTATGGCTCGACAGGGGGCGTGATCGAGTGATTTAGGTTTTGTCGCAGCGAGGTTGATTTTTTGAGGGAGGAGGGAGATGGCTGCGGAGGGGGTGGG
This portion of the Hippocampus zosterae strain Florida unplaced genomic scaffold, ASM2543408v3 HiC_scaffold_365, whole genome shotgun sequence genome encodes:
- the LOC127595033 gene encoding LOW QUALITY PROTEIN: uncharacterized protein LOC127595033 (The sequence of the model RefSeq protein was modified relative to this genomic sequence to represent the inferred CDS: inserted 1 base in 1 codon; substituted 1 base at 1 genomic stop codon) — its product is MRLVITRVTEAAVRVAGELRAQIGRGLLVLVGVTHGDGPAVAERAAEKILRVKVFDEIKXGKSQAWRLSVTEANXEILVVSQFTLYADVKKKNKPDFHRAMGPDEARKVYGQLLEHLRKKYEAGMVQEGEFGAMMAVSSTNDGPVTLLYAGGEEEEAGG
- the LOC127595032 gene encoding LOW QUALITY PROTEIN: serine/threonine-protein kinase Sgk2-like (The sequence of the model RefSeq protein was modified relative to this genomic sequence to represent the inferred CDS: inserted 1 base in 1 codon; substituted 2 bases at 2 genomic stop codons), which codes for MQVQDHLQLAGTKAIAKALGDEQILYSTALVKINDYGKRQDRAILVTNKSLCNLKGKDIRRRIELEKLQAVTVSRLSPEFVCHVNDXYDYRFYAADRKEEVVKAILSAYAGRIGKGLTVFARDEVSLEEFATTKADKKKGLEKQPSTGGCVVQADGLEGLLFGEVRPKTRTLYSHDRSEVCMXDFTPLKMLGKGAFGTVILVEKKDDKKLYALKSINKEDIIKKKQLEHTKTEKMILEHINHPFLVNLAYAFQTPSSLHFVMQFMRGGELFQHLSLSRKFEEARALFYAAEIALALGHLHSKDILYXDIKLENVLMNEEGHVSLTDFGMAKIVKDNQTAMTFCGTPEYIAPEVLTGKGYTKAADWWSLGILLYEMIHGLPPFFHKVQSSMYKLIEEGELKFSEKVPCSPATRDLIARLLRKKPAERLGFAKDVEEVKPPFRPKVEGSAWMENFDSMFTKQAIELQEKPVKDPDMHSLTCCRCWSWSWSWSWSWRVPSEEDKMAALFEVADTNGDQLLDPDEHDSNFDGAIDLSEFLDHYVDEL
- the LOC127595034 gene encoding LOW QUALITY PROTEIN: 60S ribosomal protein L18a-like (The sequence of the model RefSeq protein was modified relative to this genomic sequence to represent the inferred CDS: inserted 1 base in 1 codon), which codes for MVKLAKKAPQEGKDGSLQMRIRQFVVYGRKXPTEKNPNPDVVAIRIFAANQVAAKSKFWYTLRKQEKVKGINGQIITVREVFEKNRQAVKTYGILFKYQSRTNYHNMYKEFRDVTLNGAISQLYMEMSGSHRANHDTIHVIKAEVIARAKDIRRPRSLQMRDSKIRFPLIKRIVRPTHRRFRTVFKANRPSVRLSIGPLPGAALPRLVVHERSDLVLELGPGTVLHPLMAGYRPQTERRINQGYRFEIERVKRTLASNNEQYTEVIDKYNTRNKELFSMMARVMQDYEDAMAQYMKLPLAEPVPLQPRPQLQGLSIPLAVHLPGGVAKALFSRICTFLILRTGLIAYNLAWYS